ACCTGGCTGGGCCTAGCCCCGCTGAAGGAGGGCGAGGCGAGCGCAATGGGCTATCTGTTGAACGCGGGCCAGCCCATCGCCCCCGCCGCGCTCGCCACGGCGCTGGAGGCGCTTGCGAAAGGCAGCGACATCCACGTGGCCGAGCCGCCGGCGCCCACCGCGCTGCGGCTGGCCCCGGCGCTTGATAGCGAGACGCTGGGCCACGCCCGCGTGCCAACGCGGCCGGCCCGCGAGCACTGGTGGATCGCCAGCTATTCGGCGCTGCGCCTTTCCGGCACGCTCACCGCACCTTCGAGCGCGCCGCTGGAGCCCACTACCGCCCAGGAAGCGACCGCGTTCGAGGTGCTTAATGAGCCCCAGGACCTGGCCGAGCCCCAGGCGTTTCACCTGCACAAGTTCCCCCGCGGGCCGGGGCCGGGCACCTTTCTGCACGGCCTGCTCGAGTGGGCGGGCCGCGCCGGCTTTCAGGCCGCACTCGATGATGACGAGGCCTTCGGGGACATGCTCTGGCGCCGGGTGCAGCTTCGCGGCTGGCAGGTGTGGCAGGCGCCGCTTTCCGGCTGGCTAAAGGCGCTTTTAGCCACGCCCCTGCCGCTTGGTGGGGCGCAAAGCGTGGCGCTGACCGAGCTCAGTGATTACCAGGTGGAGCTCGAGTTCTGGCTGGCCGCGAAAGCGGTGGATACCCGCCGGATCGACGCGCTGGTAAGCCGCCACCTGCTACCCGGCCACGCCCGCCCGGCGCTGGACCGCGACACGCTCAACGGCATGCTCAAGGGCTTCATCGACCTGGCCTTCGAGCACGACGGCCGCTTTTACGTGCTCGACTGGAAATCCAACTACCTGGGCCCGACGGATGCCGCCTACGAGCAGGAAGCGCTGCGCCAGGCGCTGCTGGAGAAACGCTACGACCTGCAGGCCGCGCTCTACCTGCTCGCCCTGCACCGGCTTTTGAAAGCGCGCCTGAGTGACTACGACCCGCACCGCCACTTGGGCGGCTCGCTCACCGTGTTCCTGCGCGGCAGTTCGAGCCAGGGCCGGGGCGTGTACGCCGAGCCCGCGCCCATCGCGCTGATCGAGGCGCTGGACGCCCTGTTCACCGGCGCCCAGCAGGAGGCCACCGTATGAGCCGCAAGGACACGCAGACCTTCGATCTTTTCGATGCGCCGGATGAGCCCGCCACGCATGAGCCAAGCGCCCCAGCCGCACCGCACGCCGCGCTTTTTGACCCTCAGGCGCTGCTCGATCTGCTCGAGCGCTGGGTGGCGCGGGGCTGGCTGCGCGACCTGGACCGGGCGCTGGCGCGCTTTCTGCTGACGGAAGCCCCGGACGCCCCGGCGCTGTTGCTGCTGGCGGCGGCGCTTGCCAGCCACCAGCTCGGCCGTGGGCACGTGTGCCTGGAGTTGGCCGCCACGCTGGACGCGCCGGATTTCGCGCTGTCGCTGCCGCCGGAAGGCGACGACCTGATCGAGCCGCCGCTGCTGCCAAGCGCGCTGCTCGAAACGCTAACGCTTGCCCAGTGGCAGGCCGCGCTCGATCACCCGCTGCTGGTAAGCTACGGCCCTGGCAACACGCCACTGGTCGCCAGCGCCACGCGCCTTTATCTGCGCCGTTTTTGGCAGTACGAGCAGACCCTGCACGCGGAAATCGCCACCCGCCTCACCGCAAACGAAGATGTATTTGAGCAGGCTAATACGGGTAGGAGCCCAGTTCACTGGGCGATGGATGACGCCAGTCATCCCGATCACGCCACAGCAACTAACCTTCTTTCCCGGGCCCTAAACACCCTCTTCACTAATACCCAAACCCTGGACTGGCAAAAAACCGCCTGTGCGCTGGCCGCACGGCGCCGCTTCGCCGTGATTACCGGCGGCCCCGGCACGGGCAAGACCACCACCGTGGTGCGCCTGCTCGCGCTGCTGCAAACCCTGCGGTTGTCCCACGCCCCGGCGGAGCCGCTACGCATCCGCCTGGCCGCCCCCACCGGCAAGGCCGCCGCGCGGCTCAATGAGTCCATCGCCGGCCAGGTCAGCGGCTTGCCCACCGCCTCGCTCGAGGCGCTGCTGGGCGAGCACTTTGATGGCGCGCTAGACGGCGCCATCCCTACCGAGGTCACCACCCTTCACCGGCTACTGGGTGCGCGCCCCGACACCCGCCACTTCCGCCACGGCCCGCACAACCCGCTCGCACTCGACGTGCTGGTAATCGACGAAGCCTCGATGGTGGATATCGAAATGATGACCGCCGTGCTCAGCGCCCTGCCCGCAAACGCCCAGCTGGTGCTGCTGGGCGACAAGGATCAGCTCGCCTCGGTCGAGGCCGGCGCGGTGCTCGGCGAGCTGTGCCGCCGCGCCGAGGCCGCCCACTACACCAGGGCGACCGCCGCCTGGCTCGAAGCCGCCACCGGCCAGCCGATACCGGAGGCCTTCATCGACGAGCAGGGCCAACCGCTGGACCAGACGATCACCATGCTGCGGGTCAGCCACCGCTTCAATGAGCAAAGCGGCATCGGCCAGCTCGCCCAGGCGATCAACCAGCCCGGCGACGCCATGAGCGAGCGTGACAAACAGCAGGCGGTGAACCAGCTACTGCGCCAGGGCTACCCGGATGTACAGCACCGCGTGCTGGGCGGCGCGAGCGAAGGCGATGCCGCGCTTGACGCGCTGGTGATCGACGGCAGCCCCGCGGGCTTTGCGCAAAATGGCGAAGGCCGCACCGATCACAAGGGTAACCCCGTGGCCCCGCCCACCGGCTACCGCCACTATTTGAGCGTGCTCAAGGCCCAGCGCCCCGAAGGCGCCTCCTTCGAGGCGGACCCGGGCGCATTCGACGCCTGGGCCGGCCAGGTGCTGACCGCTTACGGGCGCTTTCAGCTTCTGTGCGCGCTGCGCAAGGGCCCCTGGGGCGTGGAAGGGTTGAATCCGCGCATCGCTCATACTCTTCGCCGCAACGGGTGGCTAAGTGCCAACGACGTGACGCTGGAGAAAGGCTGGTACGAGGGCCGCCCGGTGCTGGTCACCCAGAACGACTATGCGCTAAAACTGATGAACGGCGACATCGGCATCACGCTGGCCGTGCCCGCCCCGCGCGCGCCCGGCCAGTCGCTGCTACGCGTTGCGTTTCCAACGAGCGACCCGGCCCACCCCATCCGCTGGGTGCTGCCCTCGCGCCTGCACTCGGTGGAAACCGTGTTCGCGATGACGGTACACAAATCCCAGGGCTCGGAGTTCGTCCACACGGCACTCCTGCTGCCCGCCACGATCAACCCGATTCTAACGCGCGAACTCGTCTATACCGGCATCACCCGCGCCCGCGAGTGGCTGACCGTGGTGGAAGCCAAGCGCGGCATTTTGAATGAGGCGGTGGTGCGGGAAGTCATGCGGGCTTGATCCGTATAGCGGGCAAGGTTAAAACACTTACGGTCGAGCGCACGGGAACGGCGCTTGGCATTAAAAAACCCGCTTTAATCGAGGCGGTACAACGCGATCAACGCAAGGGATTTGCCAATGAAGTATCAAAAACGGATGGGCCACATGGGGCGTCAGGCTTTTTCCCTGCTGTCGCGGCTTGGCCGCCACGAACTGGCCCTGCTGCTGTGCCTGGCGATCATTTCCGGCGGCATTTGGGGCTTCGTCGCGCTGGCGGGTGAAGTCATCGAGGGCGACACCCAGAGCTTCGACGAGCGCCTGCTGCTCGCCCTTCGCAACCCCGCCGACCTGAACGACCCGATCGGCCCGGGCTGGGTCGAGGAGATGGGCCGGGACTTCACCGCGCTCGGCGGCGTGGGCGTGCTGGTAATGCTCACGCTGGGGGCGCTTGGGTATCTGCTACTCGCCAAACACTTTCGCGCCGCACTCTTCGCGCTGGTGGCGGTGCCCGGCGGCATTTTGCTCAGCACCGTGATGAAGCTGGGTTTTGATCGCCCCCGCCCGGATCTTGTGCCCCACGAAGCCATGGTCTACACCGCGAGCTTTCCCAGCGGCCACTCCATGATGTCCGCCGTGACGTATCTCACGCTGGCCGCCCTCCTCATCCGCATCCAGCCCGCGCTGCGCCTGAAAGCGTACCTGTTGATACTGGCGATACTGCTGACCCTGCTGGTGGGCGCAAGCCGCGTTTATCTCGGCGTTCACTGGCCGACCGACGTGCTCGCCGGCTGGACCGCCGGCGCGTGCTGGGCCGCGATTTGCTGGGGCGTGATGCACTGGATGCAGGGCCGCGGGCAGATTGAGAAGGAAGAGAGTGAGGCGAGCAGCGAATAGCCCGACCTTGATGCGGGAACGGGTGTAGACCGACATCACCCGCGCCCACGAACGGCTGCCCCTCAAGAAGCCAAGGGCTACGCCGCCAAACCAGCCGCTTAGCCTTTGGGCAGCGTTTCAGGGCGAATATAGGGAAACAGGTGCGCGACATAATCGGCCTTCCCAAGCTCGACCTTCTCGCTGCGCAAGATGGAATAGGCGGTCATGATGTGGAAGTAGAACTGCCCCAGCGTCCAATCACGGGCATACTGCTCGGCGGTTAAATCGAGAATCATACCGTTGGGCAGCTCGTGCACTAACGGCTTATCCGCCTGGGCATCCAGCGCATCAAAAGCCAGGCCGCTGAGCAAGGCGAGGGTTTCCTCAATACGCGCCTGCGCCTCTGCAAACGTTCCAGGGCTCTCACCGGCATTTCGTCCCTCGTCGAGCATTTCCTTGATAGAAGCCGGTAGCGCCTCACCCTGCAACCGGTGAACGGCCTCTTGCGCCTGCACGCAAGCAAACCGCACCTGCGTCGACAGTGGGAACATATCCGGCGCAAGCCGCGCGGAGAGCAGCGCTTGTGCCTCGTCATCCGGCAGCTGGCTTTGGGCCTTCTTTAACCAGTTGGAAAGCGCGCCCAGCATTTGGGTGTAAGTGGGTACCAGCAGCTGCGTTAGTGACATGGATACTCTTCCTTTGAATCGGTAATCGACGAATGGTCGCAATGGCGAGGGTTCTTTATAAACGTGAGTGATTACGAATGGTAGCCACCAAGCCGATTGCACCGTGATGAAGTTGGGCTTTGGACGCCCCCGCCCGGATCTGGTGCCCCACGAAGCCATGGTCTACACCGCGAACTTTCCCAGCGGCCACTCCATGATGTCCGGCGTGACGTATCTTACGCTGGCTGCCCTGCTTATCTTGGCGATACTGCTGGCGCTGCTGGTGGGCGCAAGCCGCGTTTATCTGGGCGTTCACTGGCCGACCAACATACTCGCCGGCTGGACTGCCGGTGCGAACTGGGCGGCGATCTGCTGGGGCGTGATGCACTGGATGCAGGGGCGTGGGCAGATTGAGAAGGAAGCGCGTGAGGCGAGCAACGAATAACCCGCTTCAAACAAATATAGGGCAACACGGTGTGCATTGCCCTGTATTTGGAAATGTATATTTGGGGTGAGTGTTTTTTCAAGGGGGGTCAGCTTTCGTCCAAATGCAGCCGTTTAAATAGCTCTGGTGTAACGCTCTTTAGTATTTCAGACCGAAAAGGAGTTAATAACCTTACTTTAAAAGGTGTTTCATCAAGCTCCAAGTGAGTCTCGCAATAGCTTTAACTTATCGCTTGATGCTACAATCTTATTGTTTATTACCGCTTGCTCATATAAAATAACTAAGTCGTTTAAATCTTCTTTTTTCATCAACCCTTTATTTTTGGCGGACTTGGCGGTTTCTATAATCTTAAGCACTAATAGTTGTGATCGTACGTTACTAACCCTTTCGATAAGAAAAAATGCTTGAGCATTCGTGGGGTTTTTCTCTACTTTACACCAGAAGTATTCCATCGCCTCTACGATACCGAAGCAGCCTTTTTCAAATCGAACAGCAGAAATATATATATCCAAGATAATATTCTTAGAAAAAACATTCGTTAACCATGGTGCCAAAGAAAGCTCTATAAACTTTCTTCGATAGGTTTTTTGCAAATCTGAAATAAACAGTGTCCTTATTACCTGCTGCACGATAGTTGAGCCTCCGGACCTCGGTTTTATTTTGACTAGACCGAGAATGCTTCGTAAAATTGACTTATAATTAATTCCGTTATGATTATAGAACCTTCTATCCTCAATATGAATAAGAAAATCTTTAATCCTCTTAGTTTTTATTCCTAGTCTTTCCGTTTCATAGAAAGAAAGCTTTGCTCGATAAATTATATATTCAATATTTTCTACGAGAGGTAAACCAATGGCCTTAGCCAAGAGCCTATAAAAAATTAATCTAGACGTTTCATGCACATCTAACAAAGAAGTTCTATAAACTAGCATTGTAGCGACAAACCAAATGATAGCGCAGCAAGCTATAAATGCGCCGGTAGAAATTTGGTTAAAAACATTTTGGTTTTGTTTAACCAGGTTAGCGATCAAAAAAAACACTACCGAGGTGGATATAATTGAGACAATCCAAAACGGGTAAGCAACATAAGTAAACCATCCTGGAAACAGACGGACGGCTAATGGTTGGTCAGCGCCCTCAACTCTCCAATTAGGCAATAGTAGTTGTATCCTACCGTAACTGAGACCAAGCATTCTTCTTAAAACAATGACTTTTCGACCTGAGAAAACTATGGATCTTTGCCGATCAGAAAAATACTTGAGTGTGACAAACGAAAACCCTGATATTATTAATAATAATATAATGGAGATAATATAAGGTGGTATTATACCCTCAAAAACTGACGCTAGTCGGTCTGATGAACCGACTAGCAGCGAGCCCAATGCTGCTGAAGAAACGAGAGACACATTCGAGGCATTAAGAAAAACACGTTCTTCCGACTCTAAATTTTTAGCTGCTACTTTATATTCCTCTAGGGCAATATCGCGATCTTCGAAGTGGTAAGTCGGAAAGTGCTGTCGCCAACCATTTTTATAATCTTCCTCTATCAATCTAATTTCCTTATAAAATTTAAAAATATGTTAAACAGCTCATTATAATTTTATTGCCTTATTAGCATGTTAGCTTGCGGTCGTCAACTGCCTCAGCCGTTCTATCAGCTTATATTACGGTTAAGTGCCATCTGCTATGTCCTTGAATTTCCCTTCAAGACGCCAGATTGTTGATTTGTGATCTTCGAATTTACCACCAATTTCTAATCCGGTCTTACTAATTGCTGCCTTTAATCCAGCATTGACACCGAAATCATCTTCATAGGATACAGATAGAGAAAAATCTTGGAGACCATAACTTTTTCGGCCTTTAGCAATAGACTGCCAAGTTGGTTCATGTTCATACCAAACCAAATCTTTAGGGATTGATGGTGTTACAGCTCCTGATAGCCTCGCCTCAAAAAGTAGTTGTGATCCGGATTTTGATGATGATGCAGCTTCAGCCCCCACCTTACTTTCGGCTTCCCCTAGTGGTACTGAAATAC
The window above is part of the Halomonas sp. GD1P12 genome. Proteins encoded here:
- the recD gene encoding exodeoxyribonuclease V subunit alpha, producing the protein MSRKDTQTFDLFDAPDEPATHEPSAPAAPHAALFDPQALLDLLERWVARGWLRDLDRALARFLLTEAPDAPALLLLAAALASHQLGRGHVCLELAATLDAPDFALSLPPEGDDLIEPPLLPSALLETLTLAQWQAALDHPLLVSYGPGNTPLVASATRLYLRRFWQYEQTLHAEIATRLTANEDVFEQANTGRSPVHWAMDDASHPDHATATNLLSRALNTLFTNTQTLDWQKTACALAARRRFAVITGGPGTGKTTTVVRLLALLQTLRLSHAPAEPLRIRLAAPTGKAAARLNESIAGQVSGLPTASLEALLGEHFDGALDGAIPTEVTTLHRLLGARPDTRHFRHGPHNPLALDVLVIDEASMVDIEMMTAVLSALPANAQLVLLGDKDQLASVEAGAVLGELCRRAEAAHYTRATAAWLEAATGQPIPEAFIDEQGQPLDQTITMLRVSHRFNEQSGIGQLAQAINQPGDAMSERDKQQAVNQLLRQGYPDVQHRVLGGASEGDAALDALVIDGSPAGFAQNGEGRTDHKGNPVAPPTGYRHYLSVLKAQRPEGASFEADPGAFDAWAGQVLTAYGRFQLLCALRKGPWGVEGLNPRIAHTLRRNGWLSANDVTLEKGWYEGRPVLVTQNDYALKLMNGDIGITLAVPAPRAPGQSLLRVAFPTSDPAHPIRWVLPSRLHSVETVFAMTVHKSQGSEFVHTALLLPATINPILTRELVYTGITRAREWLTVVEAKRGILNEAVVREVMRA
- a CDS encoding phosphatase PAP2 family protein; the protein is MKYQKRMGHMGRQAFSLLSRLGRHELALLLCLAIISGGIWGFVALAGEVIEGDTQSFDERLLLALRNPADLNDPIGPGWVEEMGRDFTALGGVGVLVMLTLGALGYLLLAKHFRAALFALVAVPGGILLSTVMKLGFDRPRPDLVPHEAMVYTASFPSGHSMMSAVTYLTLAALLIRIQPALRLKAYLLILAILLTLLVGASRVYLGVHWPTDVLAGWTAGACWAAICWGVMHWMQGRGQIEKEESEASSE
- a CDS encoding DUF1993 family protein, which produces MSLTQLLVPTYTQMLGALSNWLKKAQSQLPDDEAQALLSARLAPDMFPLSTQVRFACVQAQEAVHRLQGEALPASIKEMLDEGRNAGESPGTFAEAQARIEETLALLSGLAFDALDAQADKPLVHELPNGMILDLTAEQYARDWTLGQFYFHIMTAYSILRSEKVELGKADYVAHLFPYIRPETLPKG
- a CDS encoding phosphatase PAP2 family protein encodes the protein MKLGFGRPRPDLVPHEAMVYTANFPSGHSMMSGVTYLTLAALLILAILLALLVGASRVYLGVHWPTNILAGWTAGANWAAICWGVMHWMQGRGQIEKEAREASNE
- a CDS encoding biosynthetic peptidoglycan transglycosylase, whose product is MIEEDYKNGWRQHFPTYHFEDRDIALEEYKVAAKNLESEERVFLNASNVSLVSSAALGSLLVGSSDRLASVFEGIIPPYIISIILLLIISGFSFVTLKYFSDRQRSIVFSGRKVIVLRRMLGLSYGRIQLLLPNWRVEGADQPLAVRLFPGWFTYVAYPFWIVSIISTSVVFFLIANLVKQNQNVFNQISTGAFIACCAIIWFVATMLVYRTSLLDVHETSRLIFYRLLAKAIGLPLVENIEYIIYRAKLSFYETERLGIKTKRIKDFLIHIEDRRFYNHNGINYKSILRSILGLVKIKPRSGGSTIVQQVIRTLFISDLQKTYRRKFIELSLAPWLTNVFSKNIILDIYISAVRFEKGCFGIVEAMEYFWCKVEKNPTNAQAFFLIERVSNVRSQLLVLKIIETAKSAKNKGLMKKEDLNDLVILYEQAVINNKIVASSDKLKLLRDSLGA